From one Dermacentor andersoni chromosome 1, qqDerAnde1_hic_scaffold, whole genome shotgun sequence genomic stretch:
- the LOC126516519 gene encoding SAP30-binding protein-like translates to MTSEPSQTATALASLTEAYTDSEDEQDLEPAAVPASAEHKEPISNGIPKSPSAGPLVSYRGDEDDEDTEVGDDEASVAGPSGSKPGSVRPASPVSFHRTLQNLGPNDVVPLPPEPRGRCAPALQEKITRLYQRKLRDHRDMNASIQMRKDFRNPSIYEKLIAYCGIDELGTNYPPEAYDPQMWGPESYYDELSRRQKEEMDKRDKKAKVDFLTGTAKKPDSRKSKWDMGGAQPVLGIVNPSFAAPAALSAKPTVISAFGALPKKNPSTSKQ, encoded by the coding sequence ATGACCAGCGAACCCTCACAGACGGCCACGGCATTGGCATCGCTGACCGAGGCATACACTGATTCAGAGGACGAGCAGGACCTGGAACCCGCGGCGGTCCCTGCGTCTGCCGAACACAAGGAGCCGATCAGCAATGGAATTCCGAAGTCGCCGAGTGCCGGGCCGCTCGTTTCGTACCGCGGCGATGAGGATGATGAAGACACGGAAGTTGGAGATGATGAGGCGTCTGTAGCAGGTCCATCCGGCAGCAAGCCGGGCTCAGTGCGGCCAGCGTCCCCAGTTTCCTTTCATCGTACCCTGCAGAACTTAGGGCCAAATGACGTCGTGCCCCTGCCGCCCGAGCCGCGAGGTCGCTGTGCCCCGGCACTGCAGGAGAAGATCACACGCCTCTACCAACGAAAGCTTCGCGACCACCGTGACATGAACGCGTCAATCCAAATGCGCAAGGACTTCCGAAACCCAAGCATTTACGAAAAGCTTATTGCATACTGCGGCATCGATGAGCTGGGCACTAACTACCCGCCGGAGGCGTACGACCCGCAAATGTGGGGACCGGAATCATACTACGACGAGCTGTCACGACGACAGAAGGAGGAGATGGACAAGCGTGACAAGAAGGCCAAGGTAGATTTCCTCACGGGAACTGCCAAGAAACCCGACTCACGTAAGAGCAAGTGGGACATGGGTGGTGCGCAGCCCGTACTGGGCATTGTCAACCCCAGCTTCGCTGCGCCAGCTGCGCTCTCAGCCAAACCTACCGTCATCTCGGCCTTCGGCGCGTTGCCCAAGAAGAACCCGTCCACCTCCAAGCAATGA